A segment of the Streptomyces sp. NBC_01235 genome:
GCCTCGGGCAGCTCGAAACCGGCCACGGCGCGGAAGAAGGCGTCGGGGACCTGCGTCAGGATGCCCGCGCCGTCGCCGGAGTCCGGCTCGGAGCCGGTGGCGCCACGGTGTTCGAGGTTGCGCAGAACGGTGAGCGCCTGCTCGACCAGCGTGTGGCTCGCCTCACCGGTGAGGTTGGCCACGAAGCCGACGCCACAGGCGTCGTGCTCGTTGCGGGGGTCGTACATACCCTGCGCAGCAGGGCGAGCATCCATGAAGGACCAGTTCTGGCCATTCGCGGAATGCTGGGACGGCTGGCGCGGCGTACGCATCGGCTCTCCCGTCGTCGTCTCAAGTGGCTGTGGGTTCCTCCCAGGCCCTTGAGGCTCTGGGGGAGTACTTGCGAAGGGACGACGTTGGCCCTCTGCGTGTGCGCAAAATTTCGTGCAGGTTACATGATGGAGCGGTTCTCGGGAACCGGATACTCCGTTCCAACATGCGGACGCCACGAGCTCGCGGCGGGGGTACCGCGCGCGTGGCTGAAAGTATGTGGGGACCGAACGGGACGAGATCGATCAGATCGGTGTCCGTCGGCCCGGAAGGCGGGGAGAGCGGCGTCGTTCACCCCGCGAGTGCGCCGCAGGCGTCATTGCCCACAGCGCTTACGGCTCATGCCCACTGGTCAAGCATCCGAAACCAGTCGGTAACGGCTACCTATGCGGCCCGTCGCATAAGTAGCAGCCGATCTATCCTACGGCCGTTCCGAACAAACTGCCCAGGGCGTACGTCACACCCGCCGCCGCGCCCCCGAGGGCGAGCTGCCGCAGCCCGCTGAACCACCAGGTCCGCGCGGTCACCCGGGCCACCACCGCACCACAGCCGAACAGCCCGAACAGCGCCAGCAGGACGGCCGGCCACAGCGAGCCGGCCCCCAGCAGATACGGCAGGACGGGCAGCAGCGCGCCCAGCGCGAACGCCCCGAAACTCGACACGGCGGCGACCAGCGGTGAGGGCAGGTCCGACGGATCGATGCCCAGCTCCTCGCGCGCGTGTATCTCCAGCGCCTGTTCGGGATCGCGCGAGAGCTGCTGCGCGACCTGCCGCGCCAGCGCGGGTTCGACTCCCCGGGACTCGTACAGCGCGGCGAGTTCGGCCTCCTCGTCCTGCGGGTGCTTCCTCAGCTCCCTCCGCTCCACCTCCAGCTCGGCCTCGACGAGTTCGCGCTGCGAGGCGACGGAGGTGTACTCACCGGCGGCCATGGAGAAAGCGCCGGCGGCGAGACCGGCGAGTCCGGTGATGACGATGGTCTGCTGCCCCACGGACCCCCCGGCGACACCGGTCATCAGGGCGAGGTTGGAGACCAGACCGTCCATCGCCCCGAACACGGCGGGCCGCAGCCAACCACCGTTGACATCCCGATGCGTGTGGTTGTCACGGTGCGCCTCGTGCAGTGCGGCTTCGGTTTCGATGATGGCCATGAAGGTCCCCCAGGTAGCTAAGGCAAAGCTAACTTTAGACAAGTTCTAATACCCGACGGCGCCAAGATACGCTGAGGCATTCCCATCCGCCAGGAAGGCGAGGATGCCCTAACCTGCACCTTTGTCTTCGATCGCTCATTCGATCGGCAGGCTGCACAAATGTCGACCGGGTGACATGAAGAGGTTTCAGGCTCAGGTCAACCGCCGATGGTGGGACACATCCGCAAAGGGTTCCGCGCCCGTGCGGGCCCCCGAAGGAGAGGCCGTGCATGGCATCGATCCGTGAACGGGCCCGCGGCGCCCTGCTCGGCCTCGCGGTGGGCGACGCCCTCGGCGCCCCCGCCGAGAACATGAAACCGTCCGAGATCCGTGCCCGCTGGGGGCGCATCACGGGCTACGTCAGCGAGAAACCGGCCGGCACGGACGACACGGAGTACGCGATCTTCTCCGGCCTTCTCCTCGCCCGCCACGGCTCCGCGCTCACCCCGGCCCATGTGGAGGCGGCCTGGCACCAGTGGATCGTCGATCTCGACGAGGGCCCCTTCCGCGGCGCCGGCTTCAGCGAACGCGGCACCCTGGAGAACCTCCGCCGAGGCCTGGCGGCACCCATCTCGGCACAGCACCGGCACGCCTGGAGCGACGGTCTGGCGATGCGCGCGGCCCCCTTCGGCGTCTTCGCCGCGGGCTGCCCGGCGGAAGCGGCCCGTCTCGTCGCGATCGACGGCGCGGTGAGCCACGACGGCGAGGGCATCTACGGCGGCCAGGCGGTCGCGGCGGGCGTGGCGGCGGCGATGGCCGCAGCGCCGACGATCGCGGTGGTCGCCTCGGCACTGGCGGTGATCCCCGAGGACTCCTGGACGGCACGGTCCCTGCGCCGGGCGGTGACGGTCGCCCACCGGGGCGAACGGGCGGTCCGCTCCGCCGTCGTCATCGGCGGCTACCCCTGGACCGACCTGGCGCCCGAGGCCGTCGCCCTCGCCTTCGGCGCCTACGCGGCGGCCGACGGCGACTTCCGCGAGGCCGTCCTCACGGCCGTGAACATGGGCCGCGACGCGGACACGACCGCGGCGGTGGCCGGTGCCCTGGCCGGTGCGACCCGGGGCGCCTCGGCGATCCCCCCGGAGTGGGCGGCCGCCATCGGCCCGGCCCGGGGCACCTGCCTGCCGTCGATGGCGGGACACCACGTCCTGGACGTGGCGGAGCTGCTGGTGCCGGAAGAGGGCGGCAAATGGGGCGAGGGCATGATCGCGGAGGAACTCGTACCGACCCTGATCACCCTGCCGACGACCGACAGGACGGAGGCACGACTGTGAGACCACCGGTCCCATGGGACGAGGGGACGGCCGCAGGAACTCCAGGCCCAGCCGCCCCCGACCCCACCGAACCGCCGACCACGCCGAAGGCGAACCCACCCGTGGCCGCCGAGGACGGGAACCCCTCACAGGGCCCACCCGCACCCGACAACGCACCCCGCACGACCGCCGGCAACGGCACCACCACGACCAAGGACGCCCCCGCCGCCGACGACGCGAACCCCACACAGGCGCCACCCGCACCCCACAACACACCTCACACAACCGCCGGAAGCGACATCGCCACGACCAAGGACGCCCCCGCCGCCGACGACAGCGGGAACCCCCCACTGGGGCCACCCGCACCCGACGACGAAAGTCGCACCAGGGGTGCGGGTGGGAACAACAACGCCGAAGGCGAAGCCGAGGCCGTCGGCACCGCCCAGCCCCCGCAGGGATCCCGCGTCGAAGGCCTCCTGCTCGGCCTCGCCGCGGGCGACGCCGCCGGCTGGCCCGCCGCCCGCCACCGAGCCGCCCGCATGCCCGAGTGGACCCGCCGTCTCACCCGGGAACTCGACACCTTCGCCGAACACAACGCCACCACCACCCTCCCCGTCCCCATCGCCCTCAACCAACCCCCCGAACCCCTCCGCCTGGGCCCCTCCGACGACGCCGAGTGGGCGGCGTTCGCCGCCGAGGCCGTCCTGCGGGCGGGCGACGACACCGCCCTCGGCGACCTCAGCCGGGAACGCCGGATGCGCGCCGCCATCGACCTCACCTGGAACGCGATCGCCGGCGAGGTCGCGGCGGCAGCCGACCGCGCCCCCGAGGTCGAGTCCGCCGTCCTCCCCCTGCGCGCCCGCATCTCCGTCCGCGCCGGCCTGGGCAACCTCGCCGCCGGTCTGCGACCCCCCGCCACCGGCCACGACAACCCCCACTACTTCGACGACGCGGCCTGCGTACGCGCCTGCGTCCTCGCGGTGGCCCACCCCGGCGACCCCCGACTCGCCGCCGACCTCGCCGAGTTCGACGCCCGCTATACCCAGGACGGCGACGGCGTGCACGGCGCCCGCGCGATGGCGGCGGCCCTCGCGCTGGCCCTCGTCGGCGCGGACCCCGAGGCCTGCGTCGCCGCTGCCCTCGCCGAGCTCCCGGACCACACCGAGATCGGCCGCAACGCCCGCCACGCGCTCGGGCTGGCCCATGACGCCGACAGCGCCTTCGCGCTCATCCCCCTCCTGGAACACCAGATCGTCGACCATGTCTACAGCTACGGCATCGCGGCGGCGGAAACGGTCCCGGTGGCCCTGGCCCTGGTCACGGCGTCCGGCGGCCGTATCTCCGAAGCGGTGCCGGCGGCGGCTTGTCTGTCCCGGGTCGCGGACTCGGCCCCGGCCCTCGTGGGCGCGCTGACGGGCGCGTTGGGCGGCGGCCCCGCGATTCCCGCCGCCTGGCGCGACAGCTGCCGCACCCTCTCCGGCTGCGTACTCCCCCGTCTCACCGGCACCGACCTGGTGGAACTCGCCGAACTCCTGGAAGCCGCACAACCGGCCCCACCAGGAGGATGATTCGGCTCATGACGCCCAAAGCAGAAGAAAGCAACGGCGGAACCCTGGAGGAACGCACCGCCGGCGCCCTCGTGGGAGCCGCCGTCGGCGACGCCCTCGGCGGCCCCGTCGAGGGCTACTCCCCCGACCGGATCCTCGAACGCCACGGCGGCCGTGTCCACGGCATCGTCGGCCCCTGGAACGGCGACGACTGGCGCACCGCCCGCCCCATCGCCCCGTACCACAAGGGCGACGGCCACGTCACCGACGACACCTTGATGACACACGCGCTGATCAGGGTCTACGCCACGGTCCGCGACCATCTGGACGCCTACGCGATCAGCGACCACCTGGTCCCGGACCTGATGACGACCCCCCGCTGGATCCCGGAACTGGAAGCCGAGGCCCTGCCCCTGCACCGTCTCTTCCTGGCGGAGAAGTGGCTGGTCGCAAGGCTCCACTACGGCCACGTCGACCCCCGCGAGGCCGGCGCCGGAAACATCGTCAACTGCGGTGCGGCGATGTACATGGCCCCGGTGGGCCTGGTCAACGCGGCCGACCCGGCGGGCGCGTACGCCGAGGCGCTGGACATCGCGGGCGCCCACCAGTCCTCGTACGGCCGTGAGGCGGCGGGAGTCTTCGCGGCGGCGGTCGCGGCGGCCTGCGCGCCGGGCGCGACACCGGACTCGGTGGTCACGAACTGCCTGTCCCTGGCCAAGGACGGCACGCGCGCGGCGATCGAGACGGTCTGCGAAGAGGCCGCCCGCCACACCGACTTCGCGTCCGCGCTGGCCCCGCTGCGGGAGGCGGTGACGCCGTACGACACGGTGGGCCCCGACTACCGTCGGCCCTCGCTGGCCGCCCGCCGCCCGTCCCGACTGCACGCGATCGAGGAACTCCCCATCGCGCTGGGAATGTTGCTGGTGGCCGGCGGCGACTACCGCCAGGCGGTCCTGGGCTCCGTGAACTACGGCCGCGACTGCGACTCGATCGCGACGATGGCGGGGGCGGTGGCCGGCGCCCTGGGCTCACCGGTCCCGGACGACTGGTCGAAGCAGGTCTCCGAGGCCAGCCGCCTCGACCTCTGGCAGCCCGCGGCGACGCTCGCCGAGGTCGCCCGGGAGATCTTCGACCGCGACGTCCACCGCCGCCGCGCCCACGAGCGGGCGTTCTCCGCGCTCGGAGGCCCGAGATGCTCCGACTGACCTGGGTCCAACCGGAGGACCTCCTCGGCCACGAACTGCGCCAGGCTGCCCAGGACGGGCGGGAACCATGGGCGATCGCCGCCCGTTGGAAGGCGGCCGGAGGCTGCGAGGCCCCGCCCCGAGCGGGGGCCTCCCCCCAGCGGGCCTCCCGCTATCTGCGCCTGCTCGCGGAAGACCTCCTGGACGAACTCGCGGACCTGCCCAGCAAGTTGGCGGACGACGAGCCGACGGACCTGGAGAAGGTCAAGGCCCTGTGCCCTCAGTGGCCGGCCCGGCCGACCGGTGCCCGCCCGCCTGCCCCCGCCCCGGCCCGTCTGGAAGCGGCCTGGCTGGGCCGGGCCGTCGGCTGTCTCCTCGGCAAGCCCGTCGAGAAGCTCCCCCTGGACGCCGTCCGCGCCCTCGCCCGGTCCACCGGCAACTGGCCCTTGACCACCTACTTCACCGCCCGCGGAGTCCCCCGGGACCTCCTCGAGGCCCACCCCTGGAACCGCCGCTCGGCCGCCACCTCCCTCGCCGAGAACATCGACGGCATGCCCGAGGACGACGACCTCAACTACCCTCTGCTCAACCTCCTCCTGCTCAGGCGCCACGGCAGCGACTTCACCACCACGGACGTGGCCCGGCTCTGGCTCGACGAACTCCCGGCCGGCCGCACCTTCACCGCCGAACGCGTCGCCCTGCGCAACCTCCTCTCCGGCATCGAACCCCCGCACACCGCCCGCCACCGCAACCCCTTCCGCGAGTGGATCGGCGCCCTCATCCGCGCCGACGTCCACGGCTGGACCAACCCCGGCGACCCGGCCGCCGCAGCCGAACAGGCCCACCGCGACGCCACCCTCACCCACACCGCCAACGGCGTCTACGCGGCGATGTTCACGGCGGCCACCCTCGCCACCGCGGCCACCGGCACGCACGACGTCCACGCCTGCCTGCGCACCGGCCTCACCGTCGTCCCACCCCGCTCGCGCCTCGCCCGGGCCGTCACCCACGCGGTCCGACTGGCGCAGGACCACCGCGACTTCGACACGGTCGTGGACGAACTCCACGCCACCCACACCACGCACCACTGGGTCCACGCGATCCCCAACACCGCCCTGATCGCCGCCGCCCTCACCCACGCCGACGGCGACTTCACCGGCTCCATCTGCCGTGCCGTGTCCGGCGGCTGGGACACCGATTCCAACGGCGCGACGGCCGGCAGCGTCGCCGCCCTCCTCGCCGGCGACCCGGCCGCCCTCCCCGACCGCTGGACGGCCCCCCTCAAGAACCGCCTGGCCACCTCCGTCGCCGACCTGGGCGGCGTCGGCTTCGACACCCTGGCCCAGCTGACCTGGTCCCTCACCCACCGGGAGGCTTCCCGCCCATGACCGACATCGTCGTGCTCGGCAGCACGAACATGGACCTCGTCGCCTACGTCGAGAAACCCCCGCAGCGCGGGGAGACCGTGACGGGACGGGAGTTCCGTACGGTCCCCGGCGGCAAGGGCGCCAACCAGGCGATCGCCGCCGCCCACGCGGGCGCCACCGTCTCGGTGATCGGCGCCGTCGGCAACGACGCCTTCGGCGCCCGCCTGCGCTCCACCCTGGAGCACGCCGGCGTGAACACCGACCACCTGCGCACGGTCGAGTCCCCTTCCGGCACCGCGCACATCGTCGTGGACGACGAGGGCGGCAACGCCATCGTCGTCGTCCCCGGCGCGAACGGCACCGTCGACCACCTCGTCCCCGGCGACGAAGTCCTCATCTCCTCCGCCGACGCCCTCCTGCTCCAGCTCGAAGTCCCCCTGGCGGCGGTCGTCGCGGGCGCCCGCGCAGCCCGTGCCCACGGCGTCCGGACGATCCTCACCCCGGCCCCCGCCCAGCCCCTGCCGCCCGAACTCCTCGCCGCCGTCGACCTGTTGGTCCCCAACGAGCACGAGGCCACCAGCCTCACCGGCCGCACCGACCCGCACGAGGCGGCCACCGCCCTGCTGGACAGCGTCCCGGAGGTGGTCATCACGCTGGGCGCGGCCGGCAGCCTCTACGCGACCCGCGGCGCCGAACCCCTCACCGTTCCCGCCCCGCACGTCACCGCCGTCGACTCGACCGGCGCGGGCGACACCTTCGTCGGCGCCCTCGCCGTGGCACTGGGCGAGGAGCGCCCCGTACGGGAGGCCCTGGCCTGGGCCGCCGCCGCGGCCGCCCTCTCGGTCCAGCGTCGGGGCGCCTCGGCATCGATGCCGTACCGCTCCGAGATCGAGAAGCAGTACGCCTCATGACCGAGAAGACAGACACGGCAGAGACGGCGGAGACGACCACTCCCCTGCACGGCCTCCGCGTCCTCGACCTCGCCACCCTCTTCGCCGGCCCGCTCGCCGCGACCATGCTCGGCGACTTCGGCGCGGAGGTCATCAAGGTCGAGCACCCCACCCAGCCGGACCCCTCCCGGGGACACGGCCCGTCCAAGGACGGCGTGGGCCTCTGGTGGAAACTCCTCGGCCGCAACAAGCGCACGATCACCCTGAA
Coding sequences within it:
- a CDS encoding ADP-ribosylglycohydrolase family protein, with protein sequence MLRLTWVQPEDLLGHELRQAAQDGREPWAIAARWKAAGGCEAPPRAGASPQRASRYLRLLAEDLLDELADLPSKLADDEPTDLEKVKALCPQWPARPTGARPPAPAPARLEAAWLGRAVGCLLGKPVEKLPLDAVRALARSTGNWPLTTYFTARGVPRDLLEAHPWNRRSAATSLAENIDGMPEDDDLNYPLLNLLLLRRHGSDFTTTDVARLWLDELPAGRTFTAERVALRNLLSGIEPPHTARHRNPFREWIGALIRADVHGWTNPGDPAAAAEQAHRDATLTHTANGVYAAMFTAATLATAATGTHDVHACLRTGLTVVPPRSRLARAVTHAVRLAQDHRDFDTVVDELHATHTTHHWVHAIPNTALIAAALTHADGDFTGSICRAVSGGWDTDSNGATAGSVAALLAGDPAALPDRWTAPLKNRLATSVADLGGVGFDTLAQLTWSLTHREASRP
- a CDS encoding VIT1/CCC1 transporter family protein, whose translation is MAIIETEAALHEAHRDNHTHRDVNGGWLRPAVFGAMDGLVSNLALMTGVAGGSVGQQTIVITGLAGLAAGAFSMAAGEYTSVASQRELVEAELEVERRELRKHPQDEEAELAALYESRGVEPALARQVAQQLSRDPEQALEIHAREELGIDPSDLPSPLVAAVSSFGAFALGALLPVLPYLLGAGSLWPAVLLALFGLFGCGAVVARVTARTWWFSGLRQLALGGAAAGVTYALGSLFGTAVG
- a CDS encoding ADP-ribosylglycohydrolase family protein, coding for MRPPVPWDEGTAAGTPGPAAPDPTEPPTTPKANPPVAAEDGNPSQGPPAPDNAPRTTAGNGTTTTKDAPAADDANPTQAPPAPHNTPHTTAGSDIATTKDAPAADDSGNPPLGPPAPDDESRTRGAGGNNNAEGEAEAVGTAQPPQGSRVEGLLLGLAAGDAAGWPAARHRAARMPEWTRRLTRELDTFAEHNATTTLPVPIALNQPPEPLRLGPSDDAEWAAFAAEAVLRAGDDTALGDLSRERRMRAAIDLTWNAIAGEVAAAADRAPEVESAVLPLRARISVRAGLGNLAAGLRPPATGHDNPHYFDDAACVRACVLAVAHPGDPRLAADLAEFDARYTQDGDGVHGARAMAAALALALVGADPEACVAAALAELPDHTEIGRNARHALGLAHDADSAFALIPLLEHQIVDHVYSYGIAAAETVPVALALVTASGGRISEAVPAAACLSRVADSAPALVGALTGALGGGPAIPAAWRDSCRTLSGCVLPRLTGTDLVELAELLEAAQPAPPGG
- the rbsK gene encoding ribokinase, with the protein product MTDIVVLGSTNMDLVAYVEKPPQRGETVTGREFRTVPGGKGANQAIAAAHAGATVSVIGAVGNDAFGARLRSTLEHAGVNTDHLRTVESPSGTAHIVVDDEGGNAIVVVPGANGTVDHLVPGDEVLISSADALLLQLEVPLAAVVAGARAARAHGVRTILTPAPAQPLPPELLAAVDLLVPNEHEATSLTGRTDPHEAATALLDSVPEVVITLGAAGSLYATRGAEPLTVPAPHVTAVDSTGAGDTFVGALAVALGEERPVREALAWAAAAAALSVQRRGASASMPYRSEIEKQYAS
- a CDS encoding ADP-ribosylglycohydrolase family protein, which codes for MTPKAEESNGGTLEERTAGALVGAAVGDALGGPVEGYSPDRILERHGGRVHGIVGPWNGDDWRTARPIAPYHKGDGHVTDDTLMTHALIRVYATVRDHLDAYAISDHLVPDLMTTPRWIPELEAEALPLHRLFLAEKWLVARLHYGHVDPREAGAGNIVNCGAAMYMAPVGLVNAADPAGAYAEALDIAGAHQSSYGREAAGVFAAAVAAACAPGATPDSVVTNCLSLAKDGTRAAIETVCEEAARHTDFASALAPLREAVTPYDTVGPDYRRPSLAARRPSRLHAIEELPIALGMLLVAGGDYRQAVLGSVNYGRDCDSIATMAGAVAGALGSPVPDDWSKQVSEASRLDLWQPAATLAEVAREIFDRDVHRRRAHERAFSALGGPRCSD
- a CDS encoding ADP-ribosylglycohydrolase family protein, whose protein sequence is MASIRERARGALLGLAVGDALGAPAENMKPSEIRARWGRITGYVSEKPAGTDDTEYAIFSGLLLARHGSALTPAHVEAAWHQWIVDLDEGPFRGAGFSERGTLENLRRGLAAPISAQHRHAWSDGLAMRAAPFGVFAAGCPAEAARLVAIDGAVSHDGEGIYGGQAVAAGVAAAMAAAPTIAVVASALAVIPEDSWTARSLRRAVTVAHRGERAVRSAVVIGGYPWTDLAPEAVALAFGAYAAADGDFREAVLTAVNMGRDADTTAAVAGALAGATRGASAIPPEWAAAIGPARGTCLPSMAGHHVLDVAELLVPEEGGKWGEGMIAEELVPTLITLPTTDRTEARL